The Punica granatum isolate Tunisia-2019 chromosome 4, ASM765513v2, whole genome shotgun sequence genome has a window encoding:
- the LOC116202519 gene encoding DNA-directed RNA polymerase II subunit RPB2 codes for MEDDQEYDQQYYGDEEDDEITQEDAWAVISAYFEEKGLVRQQLDSFDEFIQNTMQEIVDQSAEIEIRPESQHNPGHQSDFAETIYKIRFGQIYLSKPMMTESDGETATLFPKAARLRNLTYSAPLYVDVSMRVIKKGHDGEELTEPQDLAKVFIGKVPIMLRSSYCTLYQNSEKDLTELGECPYDQGGYFIINGSEKVLIAQEKMSTNHVYVFKKRQPNKYAYVAEVRSMAESQNRPPSTMFVRMLSRTSAKGGSSGQYIRATLPYIRTEIPIIIVFRALGFVADKDILEHICYDFSDTQMMELLRPSLEEAFVIQNQQVALDYIGKRGATVGVTREKRIKYAKEILQKEMLPHVGVGEYCETKKAYYFGYIIHRLLLCALGRRAEDDRDHYGNKRLDLAGPLLGGLFRMLFRKLTRDVRAYVQKCVDNGKDVNLQFAIKAKTITSGLKYSLATGNWGQANAAGTRAGVSQVLNRLTYASTLSHLRRLNSPIGREGKLAKPRQLHNSQWGMMCPAETPEGQACGLVKNLALMVYITVGSAAYPILEFLEEWGTENFEEISPVVIPQATKIFVNGCWVGIHREPDMLVTTLRRLRRRVDVNTEVGVVRDIRLKELRIYTDYGRCSRPLFIVEKQRLLIRKKHIHALQQRESPEEGGWHDLVAKGFIEYIDTEEEETTMISMTINDLVQARLNPEEAYSETYTHCEIHPSLILGVCASIIPFPDHNQSPRNTYQSAMGKQAMGIYVTNYQFRMDTLAYVLYYPQKPLVTTRAMEHLHFRQLPAGINAIVAIACYSGYNQEDSVIMNQSSIDRGFFRSLFFRSYRDEEKKMGTLVKEDFGRPDRANTMGMRHGSYDKLDDDGLAPPGTRVSGEDVIIGKTTPIAQDEAQGQASRYTRRDHSISLRHSETGIVDQVLLTTNADGLRFVKVRVRSVRIPQIGDKFSSRHGQKGTVGMTYTQEDMPWTVEGITPDIIVNPHAIPSRMTIGQLIECIMGKVAAHMGKEGDATPFTDVTVDNISKALHKCGYQMRGFETMYNGHTGRRLSAMIFLGPTYYQRLKHMVDDKIHSRGRGPVQILTRQPAEGRSRDGGLRFGEMERDCMIAHGAAHFLKERLFDQSDAYRVHVCERCGLIAIANLKKNSFECRGCKNKTDIVQVHIPYACKLLFQELMAMAIAPRMLTKDIKPVKDQKKRGA; via the exons ATGGAGGACGACCAGGAGTACGACCAGCAGTACTACGGCGACGAGGAGGATGACGAGATCACGCAGGAGGACGCCTGGGCCGTCATCTCGGCCTACTTCGAGGAGAAGGGGCTGGTGCGGCAGCAGCTCGATTCCTTCGACGAGTTCATTCAGAACACTATGCAGGAAATAGTTGACCAGTCGGCGGAAATCGAGATTCGGCCCGAGTCGCAGCACAACCCGGGTCACCAGTCCGATTTCGCCGAG acaatttacaaaattagaTTTGGTCAAATATATTTGAGTAAGCCAATGATGACTGAATCGGATGGAGAAACCGCAACACTATTTCCCAAAGCTGCAAGGTTGAGGAATCTTACATACTCGGCTCCCCTGTATGTTGATGTATCTATGAGAGTAATAAAGAAAGGACATGACGGGGAAGAACTCACTGAGCCACAAGACTTGGCGAAGGTCTTCATTGGCAAG GTTCCTATAATGCTTCGATCAAGTTATTGCACATTGTACCAGAACTCAGAAAAGGACTTGACAGAGCTAGGAGAATGCCCATACGACCAAGGTGGTTATTTTATTATCAATGGAAGTGAAAAGGTTTTGATTGCTCAGGAGAAAATGAGCACCAACCATGTTTATGTGTTCAAGAAAAGGCAACCAAATAAGTATGCCTATGTGGCGGAGGTCCGTTCTATGGCGGAATCGCAGAATAGGCCACCTAGTACAATGTTTGTGAGGATGCTTTCTCGGACTAGTGCCAAAGGG GGATCTTCGGGCCAATACATCCGGGCCACTTTACCGTATATCCGAACTGAAATCCCCATTATAATTGTGTTCCGAGCTTTGGGTTTTGTCGCTGACAAGGACATACTGGAGCACATTTGTTATGACTTTTCTGACACTCAAATGATGGAACTGCTTCGTCCTTCTCTCGAGGAAGCGTTTGTCATTCAAAATCAACAG GTTGCACTAGACTACATAGGAAAAAGAGGAGCAACTGTTGGTGTAACCCGGGAAAAACGTATAAA GTATGCAAAGGAGATCCTTCAAAAAGAAATGCTTCCTCATGTTGGTGTTGGGGAGTACTGTGAAACAAAGAAAGCCTACTATTTTGG ATATATCATTCATCGACTTCTACTATGTGCCCTTGGACGAAGGGCGGAAGATGATAGGGATCACTATGGCAACAAGAGGCTGGATCTTGCAGGCCCTTTACTCGGAGGCCTTTTTAGAATG CTCTTCAGAAAATTAACAAGGGATGTGAGAGCTTATGTCCAGAAG TGTGTTGACAATGGAAAGGATGTCAACCTGCAATTTGCTATTAAGGCGAAGACCATTACAAGTGGTCTCAAATACTCACTTGCCACTGGAAACTGGGGGCAAGCGAATGCTGCTGGCACAAGAGCAGGAGTGTCACAG GTGCTGAATCGTTTGACATATGCCTCCACACTTTCACACTTGAGAAGACTAAATTCTCCAATTGGGCGCGAAG GTAAATTGGCAAAACCAAGGCAGTTGCACAATTCGCAATGGGGAATGATGTGTCCTGCTGAAACTCCTGAAGGACAA GCTTGTGGACTGGTGAAGAATTTGGCCCTGATGGTTTATATAACAGTTGGATCAGCAGCGTATCCTATACTAGAATTTTTAGAAGAGTGGGGCACAGAAAATTTTGAG GAAATATCTCCCGTGGTTATTCCCCAAGCTACGAAGATCTTTGTCAATGGTTGCTGGGTGGGCATCCATCGGGAGCCTGATATGTTGGTGACAACCTTACGGCGGTTGAGGAGACGG GTTGATGTCAACACAGAAGTTGGGGTGGTTAGAGATATCCGTTTAAAAGAGCTGCGGATATATACTGATTATGGCCGGTGCAGTCGTCCACTTTTCATTGTCGAGAAGCAAAGACTTCTAATTAGGAAGAAGCATATACATGCATTACAGCAGAGA GAAAGCCCAGAAGAGGGTGGATGGCACGATTTGGTGGCTAAAGGATTTATAGAGTACATTGAtactgaggaagaagaaaccaCTATGATATCGATGACCATTAAT GACCTTGTGCAAGCTAGGCTTAACCCAGAGGAGGCATATTCTGAAACTTATACCCATTGTGAGATCCACCCTTCACTGATCCTTGGTGTTTGTGCTTCAATTATACCATTTCCTGATCATAATCAG TCCCCTCGTAATACGTATCAATCGGCAATGGGCAAGCAAGCCATGGGAATCTATGTGACCAATTACCAGTTTCGAATG GATACCCTGGCATATGTGTTATATTACCCTCAAAAGCCCCTTGTCACCACACGGGCCATGGAACATCTTCACTTTAGGCAACTTCCTGCTGGCATT AATGCTATTGTCGCAATTGCCTGCTACTCTGGGTACAATCAAGAAGATTCTGTCATCATGAACCAGTCATCAATTGATCGTGGTTTTTTCCGGTCTTTATTTTTCCGTTCATATAG GGATGAGGAGAAAAAGATGGGGACACTTGTCAAGGAAGATTTTGGGCGTCCTGATAGAGCAAATACGATG GGCATGCGGCATGGTTCATATGATAAGCTGGATGATGATGGTCTTGCTCCTCCC GGTACAAGGGTCTCGGGTGAGGATGTAATTATTGGAAAGACAACTCCAATTGCACAAGACGAAGCTCAGGGACAAGCTTCCCGTTATACAAGGCGAGATCACAGCATAAGCTTGCGCCACAGCGAGACAGGGATAGTCGATCAA GTCCTGCTGACAACAAATGCTGATGGATTGAGGTTCGTCAAAGTGAGAGTGAGATCAGTAAGGATACCTCAAATTGGAGATAAATTTAGCAGTAGGCATGGGCAGAAAGGAACAGTCGGCATGACCTACACTCAAGAAGACATGCCATGGACAGTTGAAGGCATAACTCCTGATATTATTGTGAACCCCCATGCTATACCTTCTCGAATGACGATCGGCCAGCTTATTGAGTGTATCATGGGGAAGGTTGCTGCACACATGGGGAAGGAGGGAGATGCAACTCCTTTTACAGATGTCACT GTGGATAACATCAGCAAGGCTCTTCACAAGTGTGGGTACCAAATGCGTGGATTTGAGACCATGTACAATGGCCACACAGGACGGAGACTCAGTGCTATGATATTCCTGGGGCCTACCTATTACCAGAGACTGAAACACATGGTCGATGACAAGATCCATTCCCGTGGACGTGGGCCTGTGCAGATCCTCACAAGGCAGCCTGCAGAGGGACGGTCCCGTGATGGTGGGCTTCGGTTTGGTGAGATGGAGAGAGACTGCATGATTGCACATGGTGCTGCCCACTTTCTCAAGGAGAGGTTGTTTGATCAGAGTGATGCCTACAGAGTTCATGTTTGTGAGCGTTGTGGGTTGATAGCTATTGCAAACCTTAAGAAGAACTCGTTCGAGTGCAGAGGTTGCAAGAATAAGACCGACATTGTTCAG GTTCACATTCCTTATGCCTGCAAGTTGTTATTCCAAGAGCTAATGGCCATGGCAATAGCCCCAAGAATGCTCACAAAAGACATCAAACCCGtgaaagatcaaaagaagAGAGGGGCCTGA